The DNA segment TGCCACACCTCCCGTGAGCGGAGGTTAGGCTATCTTAAGTTTGCTGGTAATCCGGGTGGGGCCGAGCGAACTTCGTCACGATGGACCAGCAGTTGGTCGCTAGGTTAGCCTCACCTTATGTCGGTTGCCACGGACCTGCGCTCACAGCAGGGCGTCGAGCGACCCCGCACATCGACGCAGGCCCTCCGCGGCCTCGCCCTGATCGTCGCCTTCGCCGCGCTGGGCCTCATCGTGCTGCTCAGTGTCTGGCTCGGTTCGAAGAGCATCCCGTTCACCGCCACGTGGGACGTGCTGTGGCACAACGACGGCTCCTATGACGCGCTCGTGATCCACGACTACCGCATCCCGAGGACGCTGGTCGGGTTGGTGGTCGGCGTATCGCTGGGACTTGCCGGTGCGCTGATGCAGGCGCTGACCCGCAATCCGCTCGCCGATCCCGGCCTGCTCGGGGTCACGATGGGCGCCTCGACCGGCGTCGTGATCTCACTTGCCTTCCTCGGCATTTCCTCCGTGCTCGGCTACGTCTGGTTCGCGTTCGCCGGTGCCGCGCTGGCTTCCGTCGTCGTGTACACGCTGGGCTCGTCCGGCAAGCGCAACGCCACCCCGGAACGACTCGTGCTCGCCGGTGCCGCGGTGACCGCCGTGATGTTCGCCTTCAACACCGCCGTGCTGCTGATGGACCCGAAGGCGTTCAACGAATTCCGGTTCTGGCAGGTCGGCTCGCTCGCGGGCCGCTACTACGACGTGCTGTTGCCCGTCCTGCCGTTCGCTGCCGCCGGTGTCGTGCTGGCGCTGCTGCTGATCCGGCCGCTGAACGTGCTCGCCATGGGAGATGAGCTGGGAAGGGCGCTCGGTACCCACCCCGCGTTCGTCAGGGTGATCGGCGCCGTTTCCATCACGTTGCTCTGCGGAGCGGCGACCGCCGCCGCGGGCCCGATCGCCTTCGTGGGACTCGCCGTTCCGCACATGGCTCGCCTGCTCGTCGGCCCCGATCAACGGTGGGTGTTGCCGTTCTCGCTGGTGCTCGCGCCGATCCTGCTCGTCGGATCGGACATCGTCGGCAGAGTGATCGCACCGCCGGAAGAGGTCCAGGTCGGCATCGTCACCGCGGCCATCGGCGTTCCGGTCTTCATCGCGTTGTGCCGCAGGCGAAAGCCGGCGGGCCTGTGAACCGCCCGGTGACCGGAACGGTGCTGCGCAGCCCCGGCGAGCGGGTCGCGCTGCGGCTCGACAGCAGGACGGTGACGGTCGGCCTGCTGCTGTCGCTGGCTCTGCTCGCCGTCATGACCGTCACGCTCATGACCGGTGAATACCAACTGTCCATCGCGGACGTCGTGAAGGCGGTCGCCGGTTACGGCGAGGGTGCGGCCGACTTCATCGTCAACACGTTGCGCCTTCCGCGCCTGCTGACGGCGGTGCTCGTCGGCGCGGCACTCGCGGTGAGCGGGGCGCTTCTCCAGGGCCTGACAAGGAATTCGCTCGGCAGCCCCGATGTCATCGGGTTCAGCAACGGCGCGGCGACCGGCGCGCTGCTGATGATCATCGTGTTCGGCGGCACCATGGTGCAGGTCGCCGTCGGCGCGTTCGTCGGGGCCATCGTCGCGGCCGTGCTGATTTACGCGCTCGCGTTCACGAGGGGAGTGCAGGGTTTCCGCTTCATCCTCATCGGAATCGGGATCAACGCGCTCGCGCTCTCGGTGAACTCCTACCTGATCACGAGGGCGAGCCTCTACGACGCGGTGAGCGCGCAGGCGTGGCTCGTGGGCAGCGTCAACGGGCGGGGATGGGAACAGGTGTACGCGGTGGCGATCGCGCTCGTGATCCTGCTGCCGCTCGCCCTTTATCACGCGCGCCCGCTCGCGATGATGGAGCTGGGAGACAGTTCGGCCAAGGCGCTCGGGGTCGGCGTCGAACGCAGCAGGGCGGTACTCATCGTCGCCAGTGTGCTGCTGGCAGCGGTCGCCACGGCCGCGGCAGGCCCGATCTGGTTCGTCGCCCTCGCGGCGCCCCAGTTGGCGAGGAGGCTCACGAGGTCGGCGTCGCCGGGACTGCTGACCTCGGCGCTCGTCGGCGCGTTGCTGCTGGCAGCGGGTGACCTCGCCATTCAGCAGCTCTTCCCCACCGCCCAGCTCCCAGTCGGCACCGCGACGGGCTGTCTCGGCGGGCTGTACCTGATCTGGTTGTTGGCGTCCGAATGGCGCGGAAAGGAAAGCTACACATGACGAGGCTGGCTGCGCAGGGACTGACTTTGGCCTATGACCAGGCCACCGTTGCCACCGATCTCGGGGTGGAGATCCCCGACGGCTCCTTCACCGTGATCGTCGGCCCCAACGCGTGTGGCAAGTCCACGCTGCTCAAGGCCCTCGCGCGGATGCTGAAGCCGAAGACCGGAGGGGTCTATCTCGACGGTGAGCTGATCTCCAGCTACCGGTCGAAGGAGGTCGCCCGCAGGCTGGGGCTGTTGCCGCAGTCGTCGATCGCGCCGAGCGGCATCACCGTGGGCGACCTCGTCGCGAGGGGCCGTTATCCGCACCAGAAGCTGTTGCGGCAGTGGTCGTCCGACGACGAGGCCGTCGTCACGGAGTCGATGAAGCTCACCGGGGTGCTCGACCTTTCGGCCCGGCTGGTCGACGAGCTGTCCGGAGGACAGCGCCAGCGGGTGTGGCTCGCGATGGTGCTCGCCCAGCAGACGTCGATCCTGCTGCTCGACGAGCCGACGACGTTCCTGGACATCTCGCACCAGGTCGAAGTGCTCGACCTGTGCGCGGACCTGCACGAGGACAAGGGACACACGCTGGTCGCCGTCCTGCACGACCTCAACCAGGCCTGCCGCTACGCCTCGCATCTCATCGTGATGCGTCCCGGCGGGGAGATCGCCGCGGTCGGTGACCCGACGGAGATCATCACGGCCGACCTCGTCGACGACGTATTCGGCCTGCCGTGCAGGGTCATCGACGACCCCGAGACGGGAACGCCGATGATCGTCCCCGTGCATCGCAAGCGGAGGGCCGACGGCGAGCGCGAGCCCGCCGAGCGTGTCGGTGCCTAGAACACCACGGTCCGGTTGCCGTGGACGAGCACCCTGCCTTCGAGGTGCCAGCGCAGACCTCGGGCAAGGGTGATCTTCTCGATGTCGCGGCCCTTGCGGACCATGTCGGCAACGGCGTCGTCGTGGTCGACCCTGATCACGCCCTGCTCGATGATGGGGCCGGCGTCGAGGTCGGCCGTCACGTAGTGGCAGGTCGCGCCGATGAGCTTGACGCCGCGCGCGTGAGCCTGGTGATACGGCCTCGCCCCCATGAAGGAGGGCAGGAAGCTGTGGTGGATGTTGATGGCCCTTCCCGCCCACGCCTCGCACAGGTGAGGCGGCAGGATCTGCATGAACCGCGCCAGCACGACGGCGTGCGGATCGTGCTCGTCGACGAGCTTGGCGACCTCCGCGAACGCGTCCTGCTTGTCTCCGGTGAACGGAACGTGGTGGAACGGGATGCCGTGCGCACGGGTGATGTCGCCCAGCGTCTCGTGGTTGCCGATCACGGCGCGAAGGTCGATGTCCAGTTCGCCTGAGGCGACGCGGCCGAGCAGGTCGTAGAGGCAGTGCCCCGCCTTGGACACCAGCAGCACGACCCTGCGCCGCTCGCCGGTGTCCTCGATCCGCCAGTCCGATTCGGAGCCGAGCGAGCGGGCCACTCCGGCGAAGCGGGCGCGCAGCTCGTCGACCTCGAAGGGCAGCGAGTCGGCGCGCACGACCTGGCGCGTGAAGAACCAGCCCGAGTCGGGGTCCGTGTGGTAGGCGGCCTCGACGATCCAGCCGCCCGCCTCGGCGAGAAACGAGGCGATGCGGGCGACGATGCCCGTGCGGTCGGGGCAGCCGAAGGTGATCACATAGCGTCGTTGGGGCACGGCCGACATTCTCGTGCCTCGCGGCGCACGGCGCGGCGAGGGGTTCCGGAAGTGTGGCGTCGCCTGCATTCCGAGCGGCGTTCGACCTGCGCCACCTCGCCGCGCGCACCCTGTCGGCCGGTCCCTCGTTCGTGACGTCCGGTCCGCTTACCTTTCGGGTCCATGACCGCCGACGACCGCATTCCGGCGAGGTGCCTGATCTGTCTCGCCACCGTCCACTGCGGACACGCGGGGGTCCGGCACTCCGGACCCGCCGTGCCTGGCGCGGCGAGCGACCAGTCGCCGCGCGACCTCTCCGCAGCCGACCGCGAGCAGTCCGATGGCGAAAGCGAAAAGCAGGCCCTTCGCCGGATCGTCGGCGAACTGGCTGGCGCCGAGGAAACCGACCGCGACCGAATAGGCGGCCCACACCGTCACGCCGATCGCGTCGAGTATCGCGAACCTGCGGAAGGGAAACCGCAGGCTGCCCGTCGCCAGCGCCGAAGCGACCCTTCCCCCTGGAAGGTAGCGGCCCGCGACGATCAGCACGGTGCCGTGTTTGTGCACTTTCTGCCGGGCCCACTCGTAGCGTTGCCGCCCCTTTTCGTTGCGTTGCAACCTCGCGAGCGTCCGTGGACCGGCCTTGCGGCCGATCCAGTGCCCCAGACAGTCGCCGGCGAAAGCACCGCCCGCTCCGACGACCACCAGCAGGCCGAGCATGGCCAGGTCGGGGCCGAGCAGCACGGCGACCGTCATGACGGTCGTCTCGCTCGGCATGAACGGCAGCAGCGCGTCGAGCCCTGCGACGAGGAAAACGATGACCCACAACCACGGTGAGTACAACGTGTCGCTGAGCAGGTCGGTCAGCTTGCCGAGCAGTTCAAGCATGGACCGGCTCCGCGTCGGCCAGCACGGCGTGCTGTGCCAGCGCGGCGAGTTCCCTGCGGTCGCCGGTCGGTTCGATGAGCGGCCGTGCCGTCAACCGCGCGCGCAGGTCGCGCGCTTTGCTGACGCGGGCGATCGAGCGGGCGAGGGTGTCGTCACCGACGAAAGCCGCGACCGTGCTCGGCTTGTCTTCTTGCGTGTAGGACAGGGTGACCGGCCGGATCGGTGCGTTCGCGTCGATCGCTGCCTGGAACATGGCCCTGCGGAACACACCTCCCTTGCCCGAACACCACGTCGTCGCCTCGGGGAACACCGCGACGGATGTGCCTTGCCGCAGCGTGTCCGCGACGACGGCGACGCTGTCCGGCAGCGCGCGCAGCGACCATCGGTCGACGAAGAGCGTGCCCGCTTTGGTGGCGAGCCCTCCCAGCAGCGGCCAGTTTCCGACCTCACGCTTGGCGAGGAAGGTGGCCGGTTCGACGGCCATGACGGCGAGGATGTCCAGCCACGAGATGTGGTTGGCGACGATCAGCGTTCCGGTGTCGCCGCCCGCGCTCAACGCCGCTCGCGGCGCGGGGTCCGTGTCGAGACCGATCCCGAGCGCGTCGAAGACCCTGCGTGCCCTGACGTCGAGCGGACCGGTCGAGGCGAGCACCTTGAGCAAGGCCGCGCCGCGAGCGATGGCTTCCGAGGTGCTCACCGGAGGTAGTTCGCTGGTCACGCACCGGCTTGGCGAGCACGGCGAGGTGGCCGTCCAGACGTTCACCTGTCCTCCCCGAGGAAGTAGCGCAGGTAGCGCTCGTCGATGTTGTCCAGCGGCAGCAACACGAAGAAGTCGGCGACGTCGAAGTCGGGGTCGAAGGCGGGTGGTCCGCACACCCACGCGCCGAGCCGCAGGTAGCCGCGCAGCAGCGGAGGCAACTGCGCGTAGGTGGGCCGCTGACCGTCGCGCTGGGACGGCAGCCACGGGTGGTGTGGCCGCACCCGGAGATCGGGCGGCGAAAGGTGTTTCGTCTTCGCCAGCTCCCATGTGCTCGTCGCGGACTTGCCACCGTCGCCGAGCGGAACGGACGCGCAGCCCGCGAGGTAACGGTGCCCTGAAAGCAGGGTGTATCTCGCCATCGCCGACCACATCATGTTGATGACCGCGCCGCCGCGATGATCGGGATGCACGCACGAACGCCCTGCCTCGATCAGTGAGGGCAGATACGGTTCGAGCGCGCTCACGTCGAATTCGCCTGCCGAGTAGAGCCGGGAAGAACGGCCTGGAGGAAGCAACCGGTAGGTGCCGACCACCTCGCGCGTCGTCTCGTGCTCGACGATCAGGTGGTCGCAGACCTCGTCGAACTCGTCGGTGTCGAGCTCACCCTCGAACGCGACTCCGAGTTCGCCGGCGAACACGCTCGTCCGCAACCGTTGCGCAGCCTCGATCTGCGCGGGCGTGTGCGCGATCGAGGCCGAGTAGGCCCGGGTGGGTACCGTGGACAGCGAAGGCATGGGTGTCTCCGTTCATGACTGATAAGAGACCCGCCTGGCCCGTCGCCAAACGCTCGCCATGCGGGAACTCGTGTCTTCGGGGGTCGCCGAGTGGCCGCTCGGCGACCCCCTTCTCATGAGATCGAGATTGGCACTCCAGCCGAGGTGACACCAGAACCTGAGAAGAAGCTCAGGGAGAACTCAGGGCTGCCCCTACCGGCCAGCCCTACCCCCGTTCGGTGGGCTGCACGCATTCCCACGGCACGGTCAGCTCACCGAGGCGCCACCGCTCGCGACGACCGAGCACCGGCCAGCCGCGAGCAGCCAGCATCAGGACCATTTCGGTCCATCGCGCCCTCCTGCCGTAGCTCGCGAACGGCGCCGAGGCGGCCCAGCACGAGTCCATGGCGCGGAGGAAGTCGTGGACGCGCTCTCCTTCGACATTGCGGTGGATGAGCGCCTTGGGCAGCCGTTCGGCCACAGTGGAGGGACGGTCCAGGCTGCCGAGATGCACGGAAATGGTGAGCGTGCGAGGACCTTCGTGCGAGACCGTCACCCACGAACCCACCCTGCCGAGTTCGTCGCACGTGCCGTCGACGAGCAGCCCGCCCGGTTTGACGCTCGCGAGCATGGCCGACCAGGACGGTACGACGTCGGCTTCCGCGTACTGGCGCAACACGTTGAAGGCACGCACGAGCACCGGCCGCGTTCCGGCGAGTTCGAAGCCGCCTCTCGCGAAGTCGAGCCGGGGCGGGTCGGCTGCCGTGGCGGCGGCGTCGACGCGCTCCTGATCGAGTTCGAGGCCGAGTACGCGCACGGAGGGACGCACGGCGGCAAGCCGCCGTGCCATTTCGATGGTCGTGACCGGAGCAGCCCCGTACCCGAGGTCGACCACCAGCGGGTCCCTCACGCCGGACAGCGCGCGGCTCACCGCGAGGTCGGTGGTGAGCCAGCGGTCGACCCTGCGTAGCCGGTTGGGATTGGTGGTGCCGCGAGTAGGGGAGCCGATCAGGTGCCGCGCGCGAGCCACTTCGCCGTGAAGTCGGCCTCGCTGCGCAGCAGGTTCGTGACCTGCTCGGCGATGAAACCTTCGAGCCTGCCGCCGACGATGGGGATGCGGACCTTGACCTCGCCCGTGGTGAGTTCCGCCGTGCCGGAGCCCTCGGGGGTCAGTGCGGTCGTCGCGGTGATGTCGCCGGGGATGCCGCTGACCCCGACCTGGGTGGTTCCGGTGTAGCCATCGCCCTCGCGGCGCCAGCGCTGCTCCCTTCGCACCGTCAGATCTCCCTTGTGCAGGGTCCTGACGGCCTGAGGCAGCTTGTCGGATGCGACGCCCTGGAGAAGTACGTACCGAACACCGTCATCGGTCACGGTGTGTTCTTCCAGCCTCGCGTTCGTGCCGCCGATCTCGGCCAGCCTCGCGCGCAATGCCTGCTCGCTCGACTGTGCGGCGAACACGTCCGCGACGCCGGACGTGAACGTCGCGCGATGCTCGATACGGGATGCCATGACCGAGACAGTACCGTTGCCCGTTGTGAGCATCGCTGAAACGTCCACCCAGGACACCCTGCGCGAACACACCACGTTGCGGCTGGGTGGACCGGCGCGCCGGTTCGTCACGGCCGCCAGTGCGGACGAACTCGTGAACACCGTGCGTGATCTCGACGCGGACGGCGAGCCCACCCTGCTGCTCGGCGGTGGCTCCAATCTCGTCGTCGCCGACGAGGGCTTTCCTGGCACGGTCGTCAGGATCGCGTCGAAGGGCTGGAGCGGAACGTCGGTCGAGGCGGGGCAGGACTGGGACGAGTTCGTCGCCGCGACGGTGGAGAAAGGCTACGGCGGGCTCGAATGCCTTTCCGGCATTCCCGGCGCGGCTGGGGCGACGCCGATCCAGAACGTGGGCGCCTACGGCTGCGAGATCAGCGAGGTGCTGGATTCGATCGAGCTGTTCGACCGGCGCACCGGGGAGGTCGCGGCGGTGCGGGCGGACGAACTCGGCTTCGCCTACCGCACGAGTGTGCTGAAGGGCACCGAGAACGGGGTCGTGCTGCGGGTCCGCTTCGCGCTGTCGGAAGACGGGTTGTCGGCACCCATCCGCTACGCCGAACTCGCTCGGACGCTCGGTGTCGACGTCGGCGCGCGGGTCCCGGCGCGCGAGGCCCGCGAAGCGGTGCTCGCGCTGCGGAGGGGCAAGGGAATGGTGCTCGACGCCACCGACCACGACACCTGGAGCGCGGGCTCCTTCTTCACCAACCCGATCGTCGATCCCGCCAACGTCGATGTCGTACTCGCCCGCATCGGCGAGGTGGTCGGCGGGGACGTCCGCGTGCCACGGTATCCGGCCGAGCACGGAGTGAAACTGTCCGCGGCGTGGCTGATCGAGCGCGCGGGCTTCGGCAAGGGGTACCGGGGCAAGACCGGATCGGTTTCCCTTTCCACCAAACACACGCTCGCGTTGACCAACAGGGGCGGCGCGAGCACCGCCGAACTGCTCGCGCTCGCCCGCGAGGTGCGGGACGGGGTCGCCGACCGCTTCGGTGTCGTACTGCGCCCCGAACCGCTGTTGATCAATTGCGCGCTGTGACAGGGAATCACTCGCGGTGTGCGCGGCTTCCGTTGAGCTGGGCCCTCGGCTTCATCACGATCTGATCGAGGTTGACGTGTGAGGGCCTGCTCGCCGCGAACGCGATGACGTCGGCGACGTCGTCGGCCGTCAACGGCTCGATGCCTTGGTACACCTTGTCGGCGCGCGACGTGTCGCCCTCGAAGCGGTTGAGCGAGAAATCGGTCCGCACCATCCCCGGAACGACCTCGGTGAGGCGCACCGGCTGTCCGAGGTGTTCGGAACGCAGGGTCTGGTGCAGCGCCGACTGCGCGTGTTTCGCCGACGTGTAACCGGATCCGCCGTCGTAGACCTCGTGGCCCGCGATGGACGTCACGGTGATGACGTGCCCGTCGCCGGAGTCGATCAGTTTCGGCAGCAGTGCTTTCGTGATGCGAAGCGTGCCGAGTACGTTCGTTTCCCACATCCAGCGCCAGTGCTCTTCGTCGGCGTTCTCGACGCGTTCGAGGCCCCGTGCGCCACCGGCATTGTTGACGAGCAGATGGCATTCTGGGATCTGGGCCGCGAACGAGGCAACGGAGCCGGCGTCTGTGACGTCCAGTTGTTGTGCGGACCCGGAGAGTTCCTCGGCGAGTGCCCGCACCTTGTCGAGGCGGCGTGCTCCGAGTACGACGTGGAAACCGGCCTTCGCGAGTGCCCGTGCGGTTGCGGCGCCGATGCCGGCGCTCGCGCCGGTGATGACTGCGGTTCGCGTGCTCATGACCGCATGTTGCCAGGTAACGTCGACCGGTTCACAGCAGGATTCGAGAGGGAGGACCAGGAGTGTTCGAACGGCGCACCGTCTTCAGAGCCGCGGCGGCGGCAGGTTCGGCAGGGCTGCTCGCGGCCTGTTCGGGAACGACGGGCGGCACTGCGCAGGTCGATCCCCGGAAACTGCCGCCGGAGGCGGAGATCACCGCCGAGCCGGTCGCCGACGCGAAGGACGTTCCGGTGAGGGGACCGGTCACGGTCACCGTGGCGAAGGGCACGCTCACCGAGGTGAAATTGACCAACGCCGAAGGCGGCGCGGTCGCGGGCGAACTGAACGAGGACAAGACCGTCTGGACGAGTTCCGAACCGCTCGGCTACTCGGCCACGTACACGTACGCGGCGAAAGCGAAGGGCACCGACGGCAAGACGACGGAGCTGACCGGCGACTTCCACACCGTCGCGCCGTCGAACGTGGTGAGGGCGACACTCAATCCCGTCGATCACGCCGAGGTCGGGGTCGCGATGCCGATCAGCGTGAAGTTCGCGGAAGCGGTGTCGGACAGGGCCGCCGCGCAGCGCGCGCTCAAGGTCGAGACCTCAGGTGAGGTCGAGGGAGCGTGGGCGTGGCTCTCCGACCGGCAGGTCGACTGGAGGCCGAAGGAGTACTGGCCCGCCAACACCCAGGTCAAGGTCTTCGCGAACCTCTACGGCGTTCACTACGGCGGAGGGGCGTACGGGAAGGCCGACGTCACAACGGAATTCACCATCGGCCGCAACCAGGTCGTCAAGGTGCACACCCCCGATCACCGGATGCGCGTCTACCGCGACGGCAATGAGGTCGCGAACTACCCGTGCAGCAACGGCAAGGACGCCGATCCCGAACTGAACACCCCCAACGGCACCGTGATCGTCATGTCGAGGGAGCCGACGGCGATCTTCGACAACGAGCGCTACGGCTACACCAACGTCAAGAAGAAGTGGTGCTGCCGCATCTCCAATCACGGCGAGTTCATCCACGAGAACGAGGACAATCGCGCCAACATCGGCAAGAACAACACCTCGCACGGTTGCGTCAATCTGCTCGAAGCCGACGCGAAGGCTTATTTCGATTCCGCGTTGATCGGCGATCCGGTCGAGGTCACCGGTGCCCGTGCGGATTTCCCGACCACGTCCGACGTCATGGACTGGCTGTTGGACTGGCCGACGTGGCAGTCGAAATCGGCCCTGTGACGATCGGGGGATGAGAACAGAGGTCATCGGCGCCGACGGCGTCCGTATCGGAGTCAGGATCGAGGGAACGGACGGCGCTCCGCCGATCGTGTTCGTGCACGGCTGGGCGCAGTCGGCGAGAGCATGGGATCTCCAGTTCGCCGACCGCGAGTTGAGGCGGGCCCACCGGCTCGTCGCGTTCGACCTTCGAGGGCACGGCACGTCCGACGTACCGGCCGGCGGCTACGACGATCCGGTCTCGTGGGCCGACGATCTCGCCGCGGTGCTCGCCGTCGCGGGCACCCCCGCCGTGCTGGTCGGCTGGTCCTACGGCGGTCTCGTGATCAGCGACTATCTGCGGGTGCACGGCACGGCTGGGCTGGCCGGAATCGTCCTCGTCGGTGCGATCACCGAAATCGGAAAGGGTCATCCCGGTGGCAAGGTGGGGCCAGCCATGCGGGCGGCCCTTCCCGCCGCGCTCGACGAGGACAT comes from the Prauserella marina genome and includes:
- a CDS encoding FecCD family ABC transporter permease; the protein is MTGTVLRSPGERVALRLDSRTVTVGLLLSLALLAVMTVTLMTGEYQLSIADVVKAVAGYGEGAADFIVNTLRLPRLLTAVLVGAALAVSGALLQGLTRNSLGSPDVIGFSNGAATGALLMIIVFGGTMVQVAVGAFVGAIVAAVLIYALAFTRGVQGFRFILIGIGINALALSVNSYLITRASLYDAVSAQAWLVGSVNGRGWEQVYAVAIALVILLPLALYHARPLAMMELGDSSAKALGVGVERSRAVLIVASVLLAAVATAAAGPIWFVALAAPQLARRLTRSASPGLLTSALVGALLLAAGDLAIQQLFPTAQLPVGTATGCLGGLYLIWLLASEWRGKESYT
- a CDS encoding SAM-dependent methyltransferase, whose product is MARARHLIGSPTRGTTNPNRLRRVDRWLTTDLAVSRALSGVRDPLVVDLGYGAAPVTTIEMARRLAAVRPSVRVLGLELDQERVDAAATAADPPRLDFARGGFELAGTRPVLVRAFNVLRQYAEADVVPSWSAMLASVKPGGLLVDGTCDELGRVGSWVTVSHEGPRTLTISVHLGSLDRPSTVAERLPKALIHRNVEGERVHDFLRAMDSCWAASAPFASYGRRARWTEMVLMLAARGWPVLGRRERWRLGELTVPWECVQPTERG
- a CDS encoding L,D-transpeptidase encodes the protein MFERRTVFRAAAAAGSAGLLAACSGTTGGTAQVDPRKLPPEAEITAEPVADAKDVPVRGPVTVTVAKGTLTEVKLTNAEGGAVAGELNEDKTVWTSSEPLGYSATYTYAAKAKGTDGKTTELTGDFHTVAPSNVVRATLNPVDHAEVGVAMPISVKFAEAVSDRAAAQRALKVETSGEVEGAWAWLSDRQVDWRPKEYWPANTQVKVFANLYGVHYGGGAYGKADVTTEFTIGRNQVVKVHTPDHRMRVYRDGNEVANYPCSNGKDADPELNTPNGTVIVMSREPTAIFDNERYGYTNVKKKWCCRISNHGEFIHENEDNRANIGKNNTSHGCVNLLEADAKAYFDSALIGDPVEVTGARADFPTTSDVMDWLLDWPTWQSKSAL
- a CDS encoding lysophospholipid acyltransferase family protein, which encodes MNVWTATSPCSPSRCVTSELPPVSTSEAIARGAALLKVLASTGPLDVRARRVFDALGIGLDTDPAPRAALSAGGDTGTLIVANHISWLDILAVMAVEPATFLAKREVGNWPLLGGLATKAGTLFVDRWSLRALPDSVAVVADTLRQGTSVAVFPEATTWCSGKGGVFRRAMFQAAIDANAPIRPVTLSYTQEDKPSTVAAFVGDDTLARSIARVSKARDLRARLTARPLIEPTGDRRELAALAQHAVLADAEPVHA
- a CDS encoding FecCD family ABC transporter permease; translation: MSVATDLRSQQGVERPRTSTQALRGLALIVAFAALGLIVLLSVWLGSKSIPFTATWDVLWHNDGSYDALVIHDYRIPRTLVGLVVGVSLGLAGALMQALTRNPLADPGLLGVTMGASTGVVISLAFLGISSVLGYVWFAFAGAALASVVVYTLGSSGKRNATPERLVLAGAAVTAVMFAFNTAVLLMDPKAFNEFRFWQVGSLAGRYYDVLLPVLPFAAAGVVLALLLIRPLNVLAMGDELGRALGTHPAFVRVIGAVSITLLCGAATAAAGPIAFVGLAVPHMARLLVGPDQRWVLPFSLVLAPILLVGSDIVGRVIAPPEEVQVGIVTAAIGVPVFIALCRRRKPAGL
- a CDS encoding DUF2505 domain-containing protein, which produces MASRIEHRATFTSGVADVFAAQSSEQALRARLAEIGGTNARLEEHTVTDDGVRYVLLQGVASDKLPQAVRTLHKGDLTVRREQRWRREGDGYTGTTQVGVSGIPGDITATTALTPEGSGTAELTTGEVKVRIPIVGGRLEGFIAEQVTNLLRSEADFTAKWLARGT
- a CDS encoding UDP-N-acetylmuramate dehydrogenase; the protein is MTETVPLPVVSIAETSTQDTLREHTTLRLGGPARRFVTAASADELVNTVRDLDADGEPTLLLGGGSNLVVADEGFPGTVVRIASKGWSGTSVEAGQDWDEFVAATVEKGYGGLECLSGIPGAAGATPIQNVGAYGCEISEVLDSIELFDRRTGEVAAVRADELGFAYRTSVLKGTENGVVLRVRFALSEDGLSAPIRYAELARTLGVDVGARVPAREAREAVLALRRGKGMVLDATDHDTWSAGSFFTNPIVDPANVDVVLARIGEVVGGDVRVPRYPAEHGVKLSAAWLIERAGFGKGYRGKTGSVSLSTKHTLALTNRGGASTAELLALAREVRDGVADRFGVVLRPEPLLINCAL
- a CDS encoding SDR family NAD(P)-dependent oxidoreductase, whose protein sequence is MSTRTAVITGASAGIGAATARALAKAGFHVVLGARRLDKVRALAEELSGSAQQLDVTDAGSVASFAAQIPECHLLVNNAGGARGLERVENADEEHWRWMWETNVLGTLRITKALLPKLIDSGDGHVITVTSIAGHEVYDGGSGYTSAKHAQSALHQTLRSEHLGQPVRLTEVVPGMVRTDFSLNRFEGDTSRADKVYQGIEPLTADDVADVIAFAASRPSHVNLDQIVMKPRAQLNGSRAHRE
- a CDS encoding DedA family protein — encoded protein: MLELLGKLTDLLSDTLYSPWLWVIVFLVAGLDALLPFMPSETTVMTVAVLLGPDLAMLGLLVVVGAGGAFAGDCLGHWIGRKAGPRTLARLQRNEKGRQRYEWARQKVHKHGTVLIVAGRYLPGGRVASALATGSLRFPFRRFAILDAIGVTVWAAYSVAVGFLGASQFADDPAKGLLFAFAIGLLAVGCGEVARRLVARRARHGGSGVPDPRVSAVDGGETDQAPRRNAVVGGHGPER
- a CDS encoding ABC transporter ATP-binding protein, giving the protein MTRLAAQGLTLAYDQATVATDLGVEIPDGSFTVIVGPNACGKSTLLKALARMLKPKTGGVYLDGELISSYRSKEVARRLGLLPQSSIAPSGITVGDLVARGRYPHQKLLRQWSSDDEAVVTESMKLTGVLDLSARLVDELSGGQRQRVWLAMVLAQQTSILLLDEPTTFLDISHQVEVLDLCADLHEDKGHTLVAVLHDLNQACRYASHLIVMRPGGEIAAVGDPTEIITADLVDDVFGLPCRVIDDPETGTPMIVPVHRKRRADGEREPAERVGA
- a CDS encoding GNAT family N-acetyltransferase, producing the protein MPSLSTVPTRAYSASIAHTPAQIEAAQRLRTSVFAGELGVAFEGELDTDEFDEVCDHLIVEHETTREVVGTYRLLPPGRSSRLYSAGEFDVSALEPYLPSLIEAGRSCVHPDHRGGAVINMMWSAMARYTLLSGHRYLAGCASVPLGDGGKSATSTWELAKTKHLSPPDLRVRPHHPWLPSQRDGQRPTYAQLPPLLRGYLRLGAWVCGPPAFDPDFDVADFFVLLPLDNIDERYLRYFLGEDR
- a CDS encoding alpha/beta fold hydrolase, with protein sequence MRTEVIGADGVRIGVRIEGTDGAPPIVFVHGWAQSARAWDLQFADRELRRAHRLVAFDLRGHGTSDVPAGGYDDPVSWADDLAAVLAVAGTPAVLVGWSYGGLVISDYLRVHGTAGLAGIVLVGAITEIGKGHPGGKVGPAMRAALPAALDEDIDIALPALTAFSVALSGETGRNVPGPLVQALLGTSLTVQPSVRAALFRRDVGSAAVLSAVDVPSLVVHGDADAVVDITAGEYAAGKIPGCDSRWWSGVGHLPFAEDAQRFNTTLLRFAGERVSGA
- the purU gene encoding formyltetrahydrofolate deformylase, which translates into the protein MSAVPQRRYVITFGCPDRTGIVARIASFLAEAGGWIVEAAYHTDPDSGWFFTRQVVRADSLPFEVDELRARFAGVARSLGSESDWRIEDTGERRRVVLLVSKAGHCLYDLLGRVASGELDIDLRAVIGNHETLGDITRAHGIPFHHVPFTGDKQDAFAEVAKLVDEHDPHAVVLARFMQILPPHLCEAWAGRAINIHHSFLPSFMGARPYHQAHARGVKLIGATCHYVTADLDAGPIIEQGVIRVDHDDAVADMVRKGRDIEKITLARGLRWHLEGRVLVHGNRTVVF